AATCTGAaacattcatttttaaaaatctaTTTTGCCTCCGACAATTTTTTCCATGTAGCCAACACACACCTACCCCTAGGCTAAAAGGCTTGATTGCCTTGTTTTTTGTTGTAACAATTTTAtacaggaaaaagaaaaaagactcACACCATCTGATATAAGCCAAACTGAAATTAACTTGAAAATAATTTGTATAGTATTATTGATCATCGTGGATTCTGAAGTTCAATCTTCTAAGCCATACCGAATGAAGGACCATGTGGAACATGTCAAATCTTCTAGGAGGAGAATGTACCTCAAAATGTCTCCTAATTTGTCCCACTCTTCTCTGCATTCTTATATACTGCCTTGGAGTAACACTCAAAAGAATTTCCTTCAACCTAGGAATGTCCTTCACTGAAACCTCAAGGGAGAATGATttccaattcaacacatcacTGAATGGAGGAACATAAGAATCTGACATGAGCACTGGGACACAACCTGTGTAGATAGCTTCCACCAGTCTTGGGCTTGCAACCTCATAACCACTTGGGCAAAGGCAGAACTTGCTCTTCCTCAACATGTCATAGTAGGAAATACCCTTTGGAAGGTACTGGTGAACCTGCATGTCTTCATCTTTGTTTTCCCAATGCTCAAGAAGAGGTGGCCTAATAGGCCCATGAAGCCCACCAGCAAAGAAAGCCAAAACCGAACGCTTTGATGCAGATGGACCTCCAACCAAACTGGCTATTGAACCACCGGTTTGAATATTGATTTCTGGAAAAGAAACATCCTTTCCAGGCTTGAATCCTTCAGTTGTGTTAGCATTGCAGAGAACACGAATTGAATTCTTGTACAAGTCTGGAACAGATTGTGAAGCCACTGGCCCCTGAAAtagaagaataaaaaaaaattgtacaaaATTGCATTAGTAAGTACAAGAGATGAAAATCTTCTATTCCATTTTCCTGTCCTACCGATGAAACTTTGACATGTCACTTAAATAACACGGGTGAGTTGGTTACCAACTTGGAATGGTagtttttaattgacatgacaaAATATAATCGGTGGAACACGAAAACGAGATAGGAATTTGTCCCTTAAATCAACAAtgcatctttcaaaaaaaaaacaatgcaaGGATCATTAGTAATAGTGATCAATTTAATTACCCAATCATGGCAAGAGAGCATGAAGTGATCAGCTCCAAGGCTTCTATTCCAAAAGGGATATCTCTCAGCAATGAGATTGAGATAGTCCTTCACAGTTTTCTTTATAGGTCCAAAATCATGAGAGTCAGGTATATAGACATATTTGACCATATTTGTTACACTAAATGGAAGGAAAAAAACATGTGCTTTATCAGGATCTCTTGTTCTGAAATGGCCATTCATCTCCATAGCATGGATGAAATTTCCCTCAGATGAGTATATGCTTCTGCAAGGTCCATTATGGAAAACTGGTAGCTCTCCTTCTTCATAGACAAATACCTTAAACTGTTTCTCCATTTCTAAGTAGCTCCTGTCAAAAGTATACATAAGGTTTATTGAAAAAATTGGTCAGGCCTAATCACTTATTAATTGGTTAGAAGTTAGACTCATGCAGAATTTAACTTGATAAGATAAATGCAGATTGTCAAAACTCAATGCAAAATTGAACAGTGTTGCATCAGTAATTACCTGTGAAATGCATTAGCATTATAATACATTGGTCCTACTGGAACATAGTCCTTGTCTTGTGTTTGGTTCCCATTTCTTGCTTCTCTGATTGCGGCTCGAGCTTGTAGTAGGCCCGCTTCGGTTCTATCCAATATGCTGTACTTTCTAATTAGCTTCTTTGGTCTCTCTGGAGCAACATAAGATTCATTGATCACAGGGGCCATGTTGGGCAAATTTTTGGAGACATTGAGACCTTCTTCATCATTGAACTAGTGAAATATTAAAAAGGTGGGTCATCAATATTTATTTGAACTCATAAAACACTCAGATGTTAACTTGAATTATGTTGGAATGATCTACCTAACTAGTTGCTACTTAAAACCCAATAATAATATAGTAAGTAATGAAACCTGCGATACTCTTAGTTTAACCTTTCTTGTCTTTTCTCCTCTTTGAAAACGAAAATGACacctactttttttttaaatgcccAAGTCTTTCAATATCATTTGATTCTTGTGCAGCGGTTAATGTACAGAATATGGACTAAGAATAATGTAGAGTGAAAATGGTCCAAGAATAATAAATGGAAAACTAAGAAACAAATATCAATGATCCTCTCCTGAAatagtaataattaattattattattttaagttTTACCAACAAAATTCTTTCCAAAAAAAGTCTTACTGACAAATTGCAAATTTTAAACTAATTAAGAAATTGGAGAACCCGAGGGTAGAGTGGGATCACATTTCTTTGCTTAATTTCAAAGTCACTGTTTCACATCGGGAAAGAGTTATCAGAAAATTTAACTCTGAAATCagtattatttttttccttGGATCACTACATTAAGGCAACAATTACAAGGTGACAAGCAAGTCTTCCATTTCTCAAAGCGAAATTGACTCAAAAGTATGAATGTAAAATAAGTATATACTTATATGTAGGTTGAAAGGCCCTGTTGAATGATACTACTAATATTTATGATTATATAATTTCGTTCGGATTAAAAAATTCATGTTTGAAAACACAAACAATGAACTATgtgacaatttttatttttttttcatattctcCAAAGAAATTAATGTCAATGTACTATTTAATACTCTCGATCATTTTCCTGCAAAATTCAAGCAAATGGGAAATATTCTTTCTCTTGGTCAATCATCAGCAAGAGGGAAGGAAATTAAAAGAAACATCAATGGCTTTAATTACATTCTTTAATTCTTGATCATGATGAATAaatatgagatttttttttcaaaatccaTGTAAGAAGCTTGCTTCAACATCATTCCCCACATGTTCTAATCCTATTGACTCACCATCCCAAATTAATTAAAGgacaaaatcaaaaaaaaaaaactcaaaagcaaaGCTCTTACAGATGGTTGAGGTGTTTCTTCTATGGCCTGAATTGACAGTGGAGGAGTAGAGGACTGATTGAAGTTACTGTTGTCAGAAATAGCTTTCTCTTTCTCATTAAGATCCACAGCCATCACCACACTGgtcacaccaccaccaccgccaccgtttGATGAAGAAGGAGTAACCGAACTCCATAATAGAGGTGGGTTCGGAGAAACAACCCAACTTGATGGGGTAGGACCCTTCAAAGAAATAAACCCTCCAACAAGTATAAGAGGCACCATGAACAACAAAAGTTTCATGGAAGAAAAATTCCAACTATCACCACCCATAGTAGGAGTAGCTTATTATTCTTGAACCCCACAAGTTCAGAATTCTAATTAAGGAGGT
This is a stretch of genomic DNA from Lotus japonicus ecotype B-129 chromosome 1, LjGifu_v1.2. It encodes these proteins:
- the LOC130730262 gene encoding probable glycosyltransferase At5g03795; the encoded protein is MGGDSWNFSSMKLLLFMVPLILVGGFISLKGPTPSSWVVSPNPPLLWSSVTPSSSNGGGGGGVTSVVMAVDLNEKEKAISDNSNFNQSSTPPLSIQAIEETPQPSFNDEEGLNVSKNLPNMAPVINESYVAPERPKKLIRKYSILDRTEAGLLQARAAIREARNGNQTQDKDYVPVGPMYYNANAFHRSYLEMEKQFKVFVYEEGELPVFHNGPCRSIYSSEGNFIHAMEMNGHFRTRDPDKAHVFFLPFSVTNMVKYVYIPDSHDFGPIKKTVKDYLNLIAERYPFWNRSLGADHFMLSCHDWGPVASQSVPDLYKNSIRVLCNANTTEGFKPGKDVSFPEINIQTGGSIASLVGGPSASKRSVLAFFAGGLHGPIRPPLLEHWENKDEDMQVHQYLPKGISYYDMLRKSKFCLCPSGYEVASPRLVEAIYTGCVPVLMSDSYVPPFSDVLNWKSFSLEVSVKDIPRLKEILLSVTPRQYIRMQRRVGQIRRHFEVHSPPRRFDMFHMVLHSVWLRRLNFRIHDDQ